One Setaria viridis chromosome 5, Setaria_viridis_v4.0, whole genome shotgun sequence genomic region harbors:
- the LOC117858298 gene encoding uncharacterized protein, which translates to MAPNGDAAVAAAPAPAPKAARRQSKPRRISMEGLQRAMSDLALELARDRKAADAARATPPPPQQQQQLPAITEQVEDARCECCGMQEECTPEYVRRVRERYCGRWVCGLCAAAVSGEADSRHGGRTEEALVAHMAVCGRFNRVGRANPVLMQTEAMREILRKRSRSNSPRDHGPGGALARSSSCIPAITRDFN; encoded by the coding sequence ATGGCGCCAAACGGAGACGCAGCGGTCGCGgccgcaccggcgccggcgcccaaggcggcgcggcggcagtcGAAGCCGAGGAGGATCTCGATGGAGGGGCTCCAGCGCGCCATGTCCGACCTGGCCCTGGAGCTGGCCAGGGACAGGAAAGCCGCCGACGCTGCCagggccacgccgccgccgccgcagcagcagcagcagctgccggcGATCACGGAGCAGGTGGAGGACGCGCGGTGCGAGTGCTGCGGCATGCAGGAGGAGTGCACGCCCGAGTACGTGCGCCGCGTCCGGGAGCGCTACTGCGGGCGTTGGGTGTGCGGGCTGTGCGCGGCGGCCGTCAGCGGCGAGGCCGACAGCCGCCACGGTGGACGCACGGAGGAGGCGCTGGTGGCGCACATGGCCGTGTGCGGCCGCTTCAACCGCGTGGGGCGCGCCAACCCCGTGCTCATGCAGACGGAGGCCATGCGGGAGATCCTGAGGAAGAGGTCCAGGTCCAACAGCCCCAGGGACCACGGCCCGGGCGGCGCCCTCGCCAGGAGCTCCAGCTGCATCCCGGCCATTACCAGAGACTTCAACTga